From Heliomicrobium modesticaldum Ice1, a single genomic window includes:
- a CDS encoding PAS domain-containing protein has protein sequence MEHVQDSIRRYEEREAQLKRFIQVLQENENRYMTILNSLPILLVVLDASGYITFVNQEWERHSIENDISDPSLAGVGINYLKICRSAIDQGCDDVRPVYEGILSVLEGKEQSFTHEYLCSSPTGCNRFQMIVTPVRDGKGGVIIMHLEKQ, from the coding sequence ATGGAACACGTGCAAGACTCCATCCGCAGGTACGAAGAGCGGGAAGCCCAACTGAAACGCTTCATTCAGGTGCTGCAGGAAAACGAGAACCGCTATATGACGATCCTCAATTCCCTGCCCATCTTGTTGGTGGTTTTGGACGCGAGCGGGTACATCACCTTTGTCAACCAGGAGTGGGAGCGCCATTCCATTGAGAACGACATCTCCGATCCTTCGTTGGCTGGCGTCGGGATCAACTACCTGAAAATCTGTCGTTCCGCCATCGATCAGGGATGCGATGATGTGCGCCCCGTTTATGAAGGCATCCTGTCCGTCCTGGAGGGAAAAGAGCAGTCTTTTACTCATGAATACCTTTGCAGCTCGCCGACCGGATGCAACAGGTTTCAGATGATCGTCACGCCTGTGCGCGATGGAAAGGGCGGCGTCATCATCATGCACCTGGAGAAGCAGTGA
- the amrA gene encoding AmmeMemoRadiSam system protein A — MTVVFGGVAPHPPIIVPAVGGRSLPRVQKTVDAMRAWAKACLEQDPETVIIISPHGPVFQDAIAVTAFPRLKGDLARFNAPEVKADVENDLPLVSSIIAQAKRRGVSVAVIDESLAKRFSIEQELDHGTMVPFYFLREAGFSGKVVPIAMALLPREELFRFGIALREAIDESPRRVALIASSDLSHRLTEDAPAGQAFDKAIERAFGLWELDDLLNIDESLCEKAGECGYRSLLMMAGAFDRPGTKSRIYSYEGPFGVGYLVGSVTGGEEAGEGTVMGEGRLSRYIQERRAQIEKSRAGESVIVRFARQTLEAHVCKKPLPPIPAELADADPAGVFVSIKRQGRLRGCIGTISPTQESLGEEIRQNAISAGTEDRRFFPVEEDELDELVYSVDVLMPEEPVASMKDLDPQRYGVIVRSGRQQGLLLPMLDGVDTAEEQVSIARQKAGIPAGKDVALSRFEVVRYR; from the coding sequence ATGACTGTCGTCTTTGGCGGGGTGGCGCCTCACCCGCCGATCATCGTGCCTGCCGTGGGCGGCCGCAGCCTGCCCCGCGTCCAGAAGACCGTCGATGCCATGCGGGCATGGGCGAAGGCGTGTCTGGAGCAGGACCCGGAAACGGTGATCATCATCAGCCCCCATGGCCCCGTCTTTCAAGACGCCATCGCCGTCACGGCTTTTCCGCGTCTGAAAGGTGACTTGGCCCGGTTCAACGCCCCAGAGGTGAAGGCCGATGTGGAGAACGACCTGCCCCTGGTGTCGTCCATCATCGCCCAGGCCAAGCGCCGCGGCGTCAGCGTCGCCGTGATAGACGAAAGCCTGGCGAAACGGTTTTCGATTGAACAGGAACTTGATCACGGCACCATGGTGCCGTTCTATTTCCTCAGGGAGGCTGGCTTTAGCGGCAAGGTCGTTCCCATCGCCATGGCCCTACTTCCCCGGGAAGAACTCTTCCGCTTCGGCATCGCCCTGCGCGAGGCCATAGATGAGTCGCCCCGCCGTGTCGCCTTGATCGCGTCGAGCGACCTGTCTCACCGCCTGACTGAGGATGCGCCGGCAGGCCAGGCTTTTGACAAGGCCATCGAGCGCGCCTTCGGGCTCTGGGAGCTGGACGATTTGCTGAATATAGACGAGAGTCTCTGCGAAAAAGCGGGAGAGTGCGGCTACCGGTCATTGCTGATGATGGCCGGCGCTTTTGACCGGCCTGGAACAAAGAGCCGCATCTACAGCTATGAAGGTCCCTTTGGCGTCGGATACCTCGTCGGTTCCGTCACCGGCGGGGAAGAGGCAGGTGAAGGAACCGTAATGGGGGAAGGGCGCCTCTCCCGTTATATTCAGGAACGGCGCGCGCAGATTGAAAAGTCTCGCGCCGGAGAATCGGTCATCGTCCGTTTTGCCCGGCAGACCTTGGAGGCCCACGTCTGCAAGAAGCCGCTGCCGCCGATCCCGGCAGAGCTGGCCGATGCCGACCCCGCCGGCGTCTTTGTTTCCATCAAAAGGCAGGGGCGGTTGCGGGGTTGCATCGGCACCATCTCCCCGACGCAAGAGAGCCTAGGCGAGGAGATTCGTCAGAACGCCATCAGCGCCGGCACGGAGGATCGGCGCTTTTTCCCTGTCGAGGAGGACGAACTGGATGAGCTCGTCTACTCCGTCGACGTGCTCATGCCCGAAGAGCCTGTGGCGTCGATGAAGGACCTCGATCCGCAGCGCTACGGCGTCATCGTCCGCTCGGGCCGCCAGCAGGGGCTATTGCTGCCCATGCTCGATGGCGTTGACACGGCGGAGGAGCAGGTGAGCATCGCCCGGCAGAAAGCCGGCATCCCGGCGGGAAAAGACGTTGCCTTATCCCGTTTTGAAGTCGTGCGGTACCGGTGA
- the argC gene encoding N-acetyl-gamma-glutamyl-phosphate reductase, giving the protein MIRAAIVGATGYTGAELVRLLARHREVELVGLTSRQYADQPYANVYPHLSGQVDLACQSQDIDHITDMADVVFLALPHGLSVPWVAECVRKGKKVVDLGADFRLRRAAVYEQWYHVTHEAPELLAEAVYGLPELKREQIQKARIIANPGCYPTASLLSIAPLCGQGLIREDRLIIDAKSGVSGAGRNANLAIIYGEVNENVKAYNVAKHRHNPEIEQEVAERAGLDPDAMAITFTPHLMPMTRGILTTVYADLKEGVQPTSEEVRNLYRQFYAGEPFIHVMDEGVWPQTKWSYGSNHAYIGLTVEARTGRVIITTAIDNLVKGASGQAIQNMNILFGLPETTGIEAAGIYP; this is encoded by the coding sequence ATGATTCGAGCAGCGATTGTGGGCGCCACCGGGTATACAGGCGCAGAACTGGTGCGTCTCTTGGCCCGGCACCGGGAAGTGGAACTGGTCGGACTGACCTCCCGCCAATATGCGGATCAACCCTATGCCAACGTCTATCCTCACCTGAGCGGTCAAGTAGACTTGGCCTGCCAGAGCCAGGACATCGACCACATCACCGACATGGCCGATGTGGTTTTTCTGGCCTTGCCCCACGGCTTGTCCGTCCCTTGGGTGGCCGAGTGCGTCCGCAAAGGCAAAAAGGTCGTCGACCTGGGCGCCGATTTCCGCCTGCGCCGCGCCGCCGTCTACGAACAGTGGTACCATGTTACCCACGAGGCGCCGGAACTGCTGGCTGAGGCCGTCTACGGGCTGCCGGAATTGAAGCGGGAGCAGATCCAGAAGGCCCGCATCATCGCCAACCCCGGCTGCTACCCGACCGCCTCCCTCTTGAGTATCGCCCCCCTCTGCGGCCAAGGCCTGATCCGCGAAGACCGGCTGATCATCGATGCCAAGTCGGGTGTCTCCGGCGCCGGCCGCAACGCCAACCTGGCCATCATCTACGGCGAAGTCAACGAGAACGTGAAAGCCTACAACGTGGCCAAACACCGCCACAACCCTGAGATCGAACAGGAGGTGGCCGAGCGGGCGGGCCTTGACCCGGACGCCATGGCCATCACCTTCACGCCTCACCTGATGCCGATGACGCGGGGCATCCTCACCACCGTTTACGCCGACTTAAAAGAAGGCGTCCAGCCCACCTCGGAAGAGGTGCGCAATCTCTACCGCCAGTTCTACGCCGGCGAGCCCTTCATCCACGTCATGGACGAAGGCGTCTGGCCGCAGACAAAGTGGTCCTACGGCTCCAACCACGCCTACATCGGCTTGACCGTAGAGGCGCGGACCGGCCGCGTCATCATCACCACCGCCATCGACAACCTGGTCAAGGGTGCTTCCGGCCAGGCCATCCAGAACATGAACATCCTCTTCGGCCTGCCCGAGACGACAGGCATTGAGGCGGCGGGGATTTATCCCTAA
- the groL gene encoding chaperonin GroEL (60 kDa chaperone family; promotes refolding of misfolded polypeptides especially under stressful conditions; forms two stacked rings of heptamers to form a barrel-shaped 14mer; ends can be capped by GroES; misfolded proteins enter the barrel where they are refolded when GroES binds): MAKMIVFNEEARRALEKGVNTLAEAVRVTLGPKGRNVVLEKKFGSPLITNDGVTIAKEIELENPIENMGAQLVKEVATKTNDVAGDGTTTATILAQAIIREGMKNVAAGANPMVLKRGIEKAVEKAVAEIKAIAKPVESKEAIAQVAAISAGDATIGNLIAEAMEKVGKDGVITVEESKGFTTDLEVVEGMNFDRGYISPYMITDPDKMEAVLNDPYILITDKKISSVKDILPVLERVVQSGKQMVIIAEDVEGEALATLVVNKLRGTFTCVAVKAPGFGDRRKAMLEDIAILTGGRVVSEEVGIKLDSATIDMLGRARQVRIKKEETIIVDGAGRADDIKARIAQIRRQHEESTSEFDKEKLQERLAKLAGGVAVIQVGAATETELKDKKLRIEDALNATRAAVEEGIVPGGGTALVSIQKALDNVETPAGDEATGVAIIRRALEEPLRQIANNAGYEGSVVVEKVKSLPVGQGFNAATEVYEDMIAAGIVDPAKVTRSALQNAASIAAMLLTTEAIVADKPEKKDAPAMSPGMGGMDMGM, translated from the coding sequence ATGGCCAAAATGATCGTCTTCAACGAAGAAGCCCGCCGCGCCCTGGAAAAAGGCGTCAACACCCTGGCGGAAGCCGTTCGTGTCACCCTCGGGCCCAAAGGCCGCAATGTCGTTCTGGAGAAAAAATTCGGCTCTCCCCTGATCACCAATGATGGTGTCACCATCGCCAAAGAGATCGAGCTGGAAAACCCCATTGAAAACATGGGCGCCCAACTCGTCAAAGAAGTGGCTACCAAGACCAACGACGTTGCTGGTGACGGTACCACCACTGCTACCATCCTGGCGCAGGCCATCATCCGGGAAGGCATGAAAAACGTCGCCGCCGGCGCCAACCCCATGGTGTTGAAGCGGGGGATTGAGAAGGCTGTTGAGAAGGCCGTCGCCGAGATCAAAGCCATCGCCAAGCCCGTCGAGAGCAAAGAAGCCATCGCCCAGGTAGCGGCCATCTCCGCTGGTGACGCCACCATCGGCAACCTGATCGCAGAAGCCATGGAGAAAGTCGGCAAAGACGGCGTCATCACCGTTGAAGAATCCAAAGGCTTCACCACCGACCTGGAAGTTGTCGAAGGCATGAACTTTGACCGCGGTTACATCTCCCCCTACATGATCACCGACCCCGACAAGATGGAGGCCGTTCTCAACGACCCCTACATCTTGATCACCGACAAGAAAATCTCCTCCGTCAAGGACATCCTGCCCGTTCTCGAGCGTGTCGTCCAAAGCGGCAAGCAGATGGTGATCATTGCCGAAGACGTAGAAGGCGAAGCCCTGGCGACGCTGGTCGTCAACAAGCTGCGCGGCACCTTCACCTGTGTCGCCGTCAAAGCCCCCGGCTTCGGCGATCGCCGCAAAGCCATGCTGGAAGACATTGCGATCCTCACAGGTGGCCGTGTCGTCTCTGAAGAAGTCGGCATCAAGCTCGATAGCGCCACCATCGACATGCTGGGCCGCGCCCGTCAGGTCCGCATCAAAAAAGAAGAGACCATCATCGTCGACGGCGCCGGCCGTGCCGATGACATCAAGGCGCGCATCGCCCAGATCCGCCGTCAACATGAAGAGTCCACCTCTGAGTTCGACAAAGAGAAACTGCAAGAGCGCTTGGCCAAACTGGCTGGCGGCGTCGCCGTCATCCAAGTCGGCGCTGCGACCGAGACCGAGCTGAAAGACAAGAAGCTGCGCATCGAAGATGCCCTGAACGCCACCCGCGCCGCTGTTGAAGAAGGCATCGTCCCCGGCGGCGGTACCGCGCTGGTCAGCATTCAGAAAGCCCTGGACAACGTGGAGACGCCCGCTGGCGACGAAGCGACTGGTGTGGCCATCATCCGCCGCGCCCTGGAAGAACCTCTCCGTCAGATCGCTAACAACGCCGGTTACGAAGGCTCTGTCGTTGTTGAGAAGGTCAAGTCCCTGCCCGTCGGCCAAGGCTTCAACGCCGCCACCGAAGTGTATGAAGACATGATCGCCGCCGGCATCGTCGACCCCGCCAAGGTGACCCGTTCGGCCTTGCAAAACGCTGCCTCCATCGCCGCCATGCTGCTGACGACGGAAGCCATCGTGGCCGACAAGCCGGAGAAGAAAGACGCACCTGCCATGTCCCCCGGAATGGGCGGCATGGACATGGGGATGTAA
- a CDS encoding N-acetylmuramoyl-L-alanine amidase family protein, with protein sequence MRSVWMIVGKHPRLWVTAVLALSAVLIYAGIDRLLEDRTVQSFSGAIQDKVVAIDPGHGGEDGGAKGTRGTQEKVINLQIAKKVVDQLNQAGGKAILTRETEANLSVGQWSQRSELTKRVEKAQAANALVYVSIHANSFPLAPSCSGPQVFYQPGSAEGKRLALHIQKEMTKRVGNKDKRQAKAEDYFVLRMTKCPAVMVETGFLSNAAEEALLIKDDYQDKLAQGIAAGIARYLGGEPAEEPKDAASDAPGGFIPEVDRALSPGTFDS encoded by the coding sequence GTGCGTTCGGTGTGGATGATCGTGGGCAAGCATCCCCGGCTATGGGTGACCGCCGTCCTGGCCCTGTCCGCCGTTCTGATCTACGCAGGCATCGACCGGCTGCTGGAGGATCGGACTGTACAATCCTTTTCCGGGGCGATCCAGGACAAGGTTGTTGCCATCGATCCCGGCCATGGCGGGGAAGACGGCGGCGCCAAAGGGACGCGGGGAACCCAGGAGAAGGTCATCAACCTGCAGATCGCCAAAAAAGTCGTCGACCAGTTGAATCAGGCAGGCGGCAAAGCGATCCTCACCCGCGAGACAGAAGCCAATCTCAGCGTCGGTCAATGGAGTCAGCGGAGCGAATTGACGAAGCGCGTGGAAAAGGCCCAGGCGGCCAATGCCCTCGTCTATGTATCGATTCATGCCAACAGTTTCCCCCTGGCGCCGTCCTGTTCAGGCCCGCAGGTCTTTTACCAGCCGGGCTCGGCGGAAGGGAAACGTCTGGCCCTGCACATCCAAAAAGAAATGACCAAGCGGGTCGGCAACAAGGACAAGCGGCAGGCGAAGGCCGAAGACTACTTCGTCTTGCGCATGACCAAATGCCCGGCGGTGATGGTGGAGACCGGCTTTTTGTCCAATGCGGCCGAAGAAGCGTTGCTCATCAAAGACGATTACCAGGATAAACTGGCCCAGGGCATCGCCGCCGGCATCGCCCGCTACCTGGGCGGGGAACCGGCGGAGGAGCCGAAAGACGCCGCGAGCGATGCGCCTGGCGGTTTCATCCCCGAGGTCGACCGCGCCCTGTCGCCGGGGACGTTCGATTCGTGA
- a CDS encoding DMT family transporter, with protein MQQQRTSRVSPLTADLILLSVAAVWGGTFVAVKEAIAFMPPYTFLAIRFFIAGLFLAAIAGRRWQRLTGAAVRHSFMLGACLFGGYALQTIGLQYTTSSHAGFITGMSVVLVPLVGWLVHKQAPRSGVLAGVAMAVTGLGLLTLTDDLTVNPGDLLVLGCAFCFGLHIFLVGQVTHRHDPMLLSIMQIIAVGIACTAFSCFFDPPLAYDQFRSEVWTALALTAIPATSLAFLAQMYFQKFTTATRTALIFATEPVFALLFGIALAGETLTLRGAFGGILVMAGIVVAEMVGAGESEEVEQDAACDGVDGRAA; from the coding sequence ATGCAGCAACAGCGTACATCCCGTGTTTCCCCCTTGACGGCCGACCTGATCCTGCTCTCTGTGGCGGCCGTCTGGGGGGGCACTTTTGTGGCCGTCAAAGAGGCTATCGCCTTCATGCCCCCCTATACCTTCTTGGCCATCCGTTTTTTTATCGCCGGACTCTTTCTCGCCGCCATCGCCGGGCGGCGCTGGCAACGCCTGACCGGCGCTGCCGTCCGCCACAGCTTCATGCTCGGCGCCTGCCTCTTCGGCGGTTACGCCTTGCAGACCATCGGCCTCCAGTACACCACATCGTCCCATGCCGGCTTTATCACCGGAATGTCTGTCGTCCTGGTGCCCCTCGTCGGCTGGCTCGTCCATAAACAGGCCCCCCGCAGCGGTGTCCTCGCCGGCGTCGCCATGGCCGTCACCGGATTGGGCTTGCTCACCCTGACCGACGACCTGACTGTCAATCCGGGCGACTTGCTCGTCCTGGGCTGCGCCTTTTGTTTCGGTCTACACATCTTCCTCGTCGGCCAGGTCACTCATCGCCATGACCCGATGCTGCTCTCGATCATGCAGATCATCGCCGTCGGCATCGCCTGCACCGCCTTTTCCTGCTTTTTCGATCCGCCGCTGGCCTACGACCAGTTTCGAAGCGAGGTATGGACGGCCCTCGCCTTGACGGCCATCCCGGCCACCTCGCTGGCATTCCTGGCTCAGATGTATTTTCAAAAGTTCACGACGGCCACCAGGACGGCGCTCATCTTTGCCACCGAGCCTGTCTTCGCCCTCCTCTTCGGCATCGCCCTCGCCGGCGAGACGCTCACCCTGCGGGGCGCCTTCGGCGGCATCCTCGTCATGGCCGGGATCGTCGTCGCCGAGATGGTCGGCGCTGGGGAGTCCGAAGAGGTCGAACAGGACGCTGCATGCGACGGCGTGGACGGTAGGGCGGCGTAA
- the groES gene encoding co-chaperone GroES → MNIKPLADRVVLKPIEAEEKTAFGIIVPDTAKEKPQQGEVVAVGIGRLLDNGERAALEVAVGDRVIYSKYSGTEIKIEGKEYLILNERDILAKL, encoded by the coding sequence ATGAACATCAAACCTTTGGCTGATCGGGTCGTGTTGAAGCCCATCGAGGCGGAAGAAAAAACAGCCTTTGGCATCATCGTGCCGGACACCGCCAAAGAAAAACCCCAGCAAGGTGAAGTCGTGGCTGTGGGCATCGGCCGTCTGCTCGACAACGGCGAGCGGGCCGCTCTGGAAGTGGCCGTCGGCGACCGGGTCATCTACAGCAAATACTCGGGCACCGAGATCAAGATCGAAGGTAAAGAGTACCTGATCCTCAACGAACGCGACATCCTGGCTAAGCTGTAA
- a CDS encoding adenylate/guanylate cyclase domain-containing protein produces the protein MRERLFHQYKQLQDNVALCSVFFDLVDSTRLKQQLGPLEGVALSLRHNELCAQTVDLYQGRVVKHIGDAIYAVFPNPLPALLAALDVKYNIIKENLPFQTKIGLSFGLVMPVRTPDTDYLGASIDMAARLAAQSAPNQVLLDESTFQILKPLLKSLDKVIFRFLGIQELKGLSYTPLYELSHSELGFVQEKSAPSPQATRFFALPNNTPPATIPPVPPSSAGVSAGSSGGSPEGGSVSPGDLTGSKGSTSVASRFFGRTGTAGGSSAADAVSAVTGASSSSVAVTAATFDQAATQQGGSASPVGSAVTAAAAAGLSPLVQTYLEPLPVADEAFRHFLRRISLNRDDVDQVFTMLQNMHYALKDRADFPVRKIRPSGSFMRGTMIRPKKSLDLLVEIAPPDGKTPPVTVVLGQMREILSKVGWNRDIEEYPTFLLLGHEDSFRISPLLALAEGEKEVFYLPNGPDTWIPRDPQAPERWMSAAFQRHGPTFLALIRILRAWQRTNCRILRTLHLEMLTDLLLRKVRLEPGPEGLYNWFRYVHQIFSQQKKPFLADPSDSTYFVDGYMMTNPATFNQFGRLLSHSLQLATEAVNLAQQKQYLLVQNKWRALLGPGFGA, from the coding sequence GTGCGTGAGCGCCTGTTTCACCAATACAAACAACTGCAAGACAACGTGGCCCTCTGCAGCGTCTTTTTCGACCTTGTCGATTCCACTCGGCTGAAGCAGCAGTTGGGGCCGCTGGAAGGCGTCGCCCTCTCGTTGCGCCACAACGAACTCTGCGCCCAGACCGTTGACCTTTACCAGGGGCGGGTGGTCAAGCATATCGGCGACGCTATCTACGCCGTCTTCCCGAATCCGCTGCCGGCGTTGCTGGCAGCTTTAGATGTCAAGTACAACATCATCAAGGAGAACCTGCCTTTTCAGACCAAGATCGGCCTCTCCTTCGGCCTTGTGATGCCAGTGCGCACTCCCGATACCGATTACCTGGGGGCTTCCATCGACATGGCCGCCCGCCTGGCTGCTCAAAGCGCCCCTAATCAGGTCCTGTTGGACGAGTCGACGTTCCAGATTCTAAAGCCGCTCCTCAAGAGTCTCGACAAGGTCATCTTCCGCTTTCTGGGGATCCAGGAGCTCAAAGGCCTCTCCTACACGCCGCTCTACGAGCTCTCCCACAGCGAGTTGGGTTTCGTCCAGGAAAAAAGCGCACCTTCGCCCCAGGCGACCCGTTTCTTCGCCCTGCCGAACAACACCCCGCCGGCGACGATTCCCCCTGTCCCCCCTTCCTCAGCGGGGGTTTCCGCCGGCAGTTCGGGCGGCAGTCCCGAGGGCGGTTCCGTCAGTCCAGGCGACTTGACGGGTTCGAAGGGCTCCACCTCCGTCGCTTCGCGCTTCTTCGGGCGCACCGGCACTGCCGGCGGCAGCTCGGCTGCCGACGCTGTCTCAGCCGTCACCGGTGCCAGCTCCAGTTCTGTTGCGGTCACAGCTGCAACGTTCGACCAGGCCGCTACACAGCAAGGGGGCAGCGCCAGCCCGGTGGGATCGGCGGTGACGGCAGCGGCGGCGGCCGGCCTTTCCCCGCTCGTGCAGACCTATCTGGAACCGCTCCCTGTAGCAGACGAGGCTTTTCGTCACTTTCTACGGCGGATCAGCCTGAATCGCGACGATGTCGATCAGGTCTTTACGATGCTGCAGAACATGCACTATGCCCTGAAGGATCGCGCCGACTTTCCCGTGCGGAAGATCCGACCGAGCGGATCGTTCATGCGCGGAACGATGATCCGGCCGAAAAAAAGCCTCGACCTGCTTGTGGAGATTGCCCCTCCCGACGGCAAAACGCCCCCTGTGACCGTAGTCCTTGGCCAGATGCGGGAAATCCTGTCCAAGGTCGGTTGGAACCGCGATATAGAAGAATACCCGACATTCCTCCTCTTGGGACATGAGGACAGTTTCCGTATTTCTCCCTTGTTAGCGCTGGCGGAAGGGGAGAAGGAGGTTTTCTACCTTCCCAACGGGCCTGACACGTGGATCCCCCGCGATCCCCAGGCGCCGGAGCGGTGGATGTCAGCGGCCTTCCAGCGGCACGGGCCAACCTTCCTTGCTCTGATCCGCATCCTCCGAGCCTGGCAACGCACGAACTGCCGCATCCTGCGCACCCTGCACTTGGAAATGCTCACCGACTTATTGCTACGCAAGGTCCGCCTCGAACCGGGTCCCGAAGGGCTATACAACTGGTTCCGCTACGTCCACCAGATCTTCAGCCAGCAGAAAAAACCCTTCTTGGCCGATCCCTCTGATTCCACCTACTTTGTCGACGGGTACATGATGACCAACCCGGCCACCTTCAACCAGTTCGGCCGGCTACTTTCCCACTCGCTCCAACTGGCGACGGAGGCCGTCAACCTGGCGCAGCAGAAACAGTACCTGCTGGTACAGAACAAGTGGCGGGCGCTCCTAGGTCCCGGTTTTGGCGCCTGA
- the amrS gene encoding AmmeMemoRadiSam system radical SAM enzyme: MLREAMYYEADPPKIRCVLCPWHCHIPEGKVGICRVRMNEQGSLYSLNYGKVTGISLDPIEKKPLRCFHPGSMILSLGTLGCNFDCGFCQNYHIAQRDADSREISPDEAVALAEETKAYGNIGIAYTYSEPSVWFEYIYDTAPKVRAAGLKNVLVTNGYIEEAPLKALLPYIDAVNLDIKGFREDYYACVCKGRLEPVLRSARLYKAACHLEITTLVVPGQNDSDEELTSLFDWVADELGRDTPLHLSRYYPMYRFTERPTPRDTLERAAELARRRLHRVFLGNI, encoded by the coding sequence TTGTTGCGGGAAGCCATGTACTATGAAGCCGACCCGCCCAAGATCCGCTGTGTTCTCTGTCCCTGGCACTGTCACATCCCAGAGGGGAAAGTGGGCATCTGCCGCGTGCGGATGAACGAACAGGGGAGCTTATACAGCCTCAACTACGGCAAAGTGACCGGCATCAGCCTCGATCCCATCGAAAAAAAGCCGCTGCGCTGTTTTCACCCTGGGAGCATGATCCTCTCCTTAGGCACGTTGGGCTGCAACTTTGACTGCGGCTTCTGCCAGAACTACCATATCGCCCAGCGGGACGCCGACTCGCGGGAGATCAGCCCCGACGAGGCCGTCGCCCTGGCCGAAGAGACGAAGGCCTACGGCAACATCGGCATCGCCTACACCTATTCAGAGCCGAGCGTCTGGTTTGAATACATCTATGACACAGCCCCCAAGGTCCGGGCGGCGGGGCTGAAAAACGTCCTTGTCACCAACGGCTACATTGAAGAGGCGCCGCTCAAGGCGCTGCTGCCTTACATCGACGCCGTCAACCTGGACATCAAAGGCTTTAGGGAAGATTACTACGCCTGCGTCTGCAAGGGGCGCCTCGAACCGGTGCTGCGTTCGGCGCGGCTGTACAAAGCCGCCTGCCACCTGGAGATTACCACCCTCGTCGTGCCAGGCCAAAACGACAGCGATGAGGAGCTGACCAGCCTCTTCGACTGGGTGGCCGATGAGCTGGGCCGAGACACGCCCTTGCACCTCAGCCGATACTACCCGATGTACCGCTTCACCGAGCGCCCCACCCCAAGGGATACGTTGGAACGAGCGGCTGAACTGGCTCGCAGGCGTCTTCACAGGGTCTTTCTCGGGAACATCTGA